The proteins below come from a single Aquarana catesbeiana isolate 2022-GZ linkage group LG12, ASM4218655v1, whole genome shotgun sequence genomic window:
- the CENPX gene encoding centromere protein X — protein sequence MRIAEAMESEEEAAGFRKDIVSKLLHLYVEEGKTKVGSDALLVMAEFLKVFVHEAAARAARQAKSEDLQAVDIEHVEKILPQLLLDF from the exons ATGCGGATTGCAGAAGCAATGGAGAGTGAAGAGGAGGCGGCGGGGTTCCGCAAG GACATCGtctccaaattgctgcatttgtatgtgGAGGAGGGGAAGACGAAAG ttggttcCGATGCCTTATTAGTAATGGCCGAGTTTCTGAAAGTATTTGTCCATG AGGCGGCGGCTCGTGCAGCACGTCAGGCCAAGTCAGAAGACTTACAGGCGGTGGATATAGAGCATGTGGAGAAGATCCTTCCACAATTG CTACTGGACTTCTAG